A single genomic interval of Helianthus annuus cultivar XRQ/B chromosome 13, HanXRQr2.0-SUNRISE, whole genome shotgun sequence harbors:
- the LOC110917339 gene encoding uncharacterized protein LOC110917339 — MSDVDEIPSAHTIDLLRWCDGPPPILHLNLNNYLHSFEFSVDHSSWRASVHQYQKGKTRYAHYQQTDYLLAESGWHCSFCIRTITDFVFKMKAYSHTDRVRFSHFLDPKRIQNVICNGDDLYDMLPEEHTFKDIIAKIGPISHSYSAVHLPSYLLKNTDEYRYLLPGNCIREAG, encoded by the coding sequence ATGTCGGATGTTGACGAAATACCTAGCGCTCACACGATCGATCTTTTGAGATGGTGTGATGGCCCACCACCGATTCTTCATCTAAATTTGAATAATTATTTGCACTCTTTTGAGTTCAGTGTTGATCACAGCAGTTGGAGGGCTTCAGTACATCAGTACCAAAAGGGTAAAACACGATACGCTCATTACCAACAAACAGATTATCTATTAGCAGAGTCAGGGTGGCATTGCAGCTTCTGTATCCGAACAATTACAGATTTTGTATTCAAGATGAAAGCTTACAGCCACACGGATCGAGTCAGGTTCTCACACTTTCTTGACCCGAAAAGGATTCAGAATGTAATATGCAACGGTGATGACTTGTACGATATGCTTCCTGAAGAGCACACGTTTAAGGATATCATAGCGAAAATAGGTCCAATTTCTCATTCTTATTCAGCAGTCCATCTTCCATCATATCTATTAAAAAATACAGATGAATACAGGTATCTTTTGCCCGGTAATTGCATCCGTGAAGCGGGTTGA
- the LOC110916829 gene encoding RNA polymerase II C-terminal domain phosphatase-like 1 isoform X1, with translation MQKMCSIEGLRMTFQPQPQVSIGMGVNNELYTQVEIDGDLWGKGVGMKWDEAKMHAAEAAFQNLKAKIGQFSQKRQLSSRCRYGWNFLYYWSHNGIKDWLDGIDKKSCYNAGLGGYSWYFYYGHILLWLQIV, from the exons ATGCAAAAGATG TGCTCGATTGAGGGTTTGCGCATGACTTTTCAACCTCAGCCTCAAGTTTCAATTGGTATGGGTGTGAACAATGAACTATATACACAG GTTGAAATAGATGGGGATTTGTGGGGTAAGGGAGTTGGGATGAAATGGGATGAAGCTAAGATGCAT GCTGCGGAAGCTGCTTTTCAAAATCTGAAAGCAAAGATTGGCCAATTCTCTCAAAAACGTCAACTTTCTTCTAG ATGCAGATATGGGTGGAACTTCCTTTATTACTGGTCGCATAATGGAATTAAAGATTGGCTGGATGGCATAGATAAAAAGAGCTGTTATAATGCTGGTCTGGGCGGCTACAGTTGGTATTTTTATTATGGGCATATTCTGCTGTGGTTGCAAATTGTATAG
- the LOC110916829 gene encoding uncharacterized protein LOC110916829 isoform X2: MQKMCSIEGLRMTFQPQPQVSIGMGVNNELYTQAAEAAFQNLKAKIGQFSQKRQLSSRCRYGWNFLYYWSHNGIKDWLDGIDKKSCYNAGLGGYSWYFYYGHILLWLQIV; encoded by the exons ATGCAAAAGATG TGCTCGATTGAGGGTTTGCGCATGACTTTTCAACCTCAGCCTCAAGTTTCAATTGGTATGGGTGTGAACAATGAACTATATACACAG GCTGCGGAAGCTGCTTTTCAAAATCTGAAAGCAAAGATTGGCCAATTCTCTCAAAAACGTCAACTTTCTTCTAG ATGCAGATATGGGTGGAACTTCCTTTATTACTGGTCGCATAATGGAATTAAAGATTGGCTGGATGGCATAGATAAAAAGAGCTGTTATAATGCTGGTCTGGGCGGCTACAGTTGGTATTTTTATTATGGGCATATTCTGCTGTGGTTGCAAATTGTATAG